GCCACCGCTCAACGCGCTTGCACGCGTGAATTCTGCGCCCGGGTGCCCATCCGTTCTCGCATGCGCACGTGTTTCTCCAAGTGGAGCTGGGCAGCCTatcagcacacacgcggaATGGCCTGTCGAttggggaaaggggaggaaacCAGAGGGAAGCAAGAGGAGCCAGGACAAGGAGATGCGTGCGGCGAGGGCCAAGACAGAGAagacaacacacacagacgcacacgcacacacgaggtAGAtcggagaggaggggtgcaaCGAGTCGACGGAGTGTATCTTCAATGCAAATGGatagaggaggagcgggagaaggtACAAAACCCAGCAGAAAACGCCACAGATGTATAGCGGAGACAGACGCACCGACCCAAGAGAGGCGCTACGCCTTCTCCATCGCTAACACGCACGACCGCACAGGCGGCCTTGGCACGCCGCCAAAGAATTGCGCAACGTACGGTAAAGAGtggcgcagaggagaaggaaaacatTAGGAAAGGAGACGAATGagagcgcgcgtgtgtgtgtgaggggggaggggggatgtaCAGCacggcagagagaaagagagacaaacgtACAGCTGAGAGCAACAGCTTCTCAGACCTGCGCTCACACCGTCACGGACTTCGCTTACGTTGCCTGCAAAATGCGTcctcgcgtgcgtgtgtgggtgtgtgtccttTCCTCTTAACGCGTCGGCGTCTATGCCAGGCTGAGTCAGCACGGAGCGGCATGTCGCCAGCAGGGCGTGAGGCAAGAAAGATAACAGAGGGCGAGCAAAcagcgagggaaagagcaagagaggtCAGGACTTGGGAGAGGGGTAAACGACACTCACAGGAAAttacgcagagagagggagagagagagagagcaagcgagTGATGTAGGGATCAggcaaaaggaaaaagggggcatCCAAGCCGCATGCGCGAGAGACTGAGGCGGTGTGATTCCGTGAAGATTATCatggaagggggaaaagcaCGACTGAGAAGCAACACGTGGCGGGCACCTTTCTCTGTGAGGCAATCGAAGCAAAGCGACAGACGGCGCCACCTGGGGTAAAAAAGGGGTAGACGCCAAAGCGTCGAGAAGAATacgaaacaaagaaaggCACACCAGAGAGCCGAGGGAGAAGTCCCCCCCCGCCCGCCccatccctcctcctccccggaaaggaaggggaggtcccgagaagagagcacaaCAGAATAGAGGCAGACGCGTAGCGGAACACGCACCCGGCTCCGAAACACTGACAACAACACATTTTAAATACAATCCTCTACGCAGCCTCGCGCCTTCCCGCATCACTGGTGATTCACTTTTCCTTTGGTCTGCCCGTggctcgtctctcttttctggcTTGCACACGCTTCCAGGGTGCTGCACGGCGTCGCTCATTGGAGGatgcaaacacacacacacacgtgtcCCCTTCATGGAGAGAGCGGGCACTTTTCTCAGCCACTCCGCCATCCACCATCACACATCggtgcacccccccctctcccgaGCTCATTCCACACAGAAAGAGCCTCTGTTAtaaggagagcgagagaagatgtcggagggagggagggtacAAATTTACTGGCgcacgagagaggaagaggggagacaCTTGCGCAACCCCAACGCACAGCCACGCCCGCCTCACATTGAATGCGTAGACGCCGCAGCTTTTGAGAGGGAAGACCGAAAAGAATCGCAGACGAAAagacacaggcagagagacgggagagaggcgcagagttgaaaacacacagagaagagaagcgcgcgCACGAGTGGGTGGCTGACAGATTTTGAGAGAAGTAAACATGAATAGAagggaaagacacacacacacacacacacaagcagccCGTGTGCGAGACGTCGACAATAATGCGGATGAAGGCTGCACGAGCCTCCCCGAAAAGGAGAAATgtaaaggaaaagaaaggcgggGACGCTCCACAGGCCTACGCTCATTACTCTAGCTGAAGATTTCCACAAAGACAGCAATGAGGAAGCCGCCCGCCGCTATACAGAGGAAAATGAACCCCTCCACAAGGACGAAGCCCTGGTCACGCAGGGCCACCACCCGCGTCGCATTGTCGTTCACGCACGTGTCTGTGAAAAAGGTAAATATCACCGTCGCGACCGAAGCGACGAAACAAGCAAAGGCCACGAAGCAGAGCACCATGATGGAGCAGCAGATGCTGAATTTCATGCGTGAGCAGAGATGTGCGGCGGCCAGTAAGCCGATAATGCCAGCTAAGCCGCACCCCGCCACGTCGAGAGCGGCGCTGGCTAACGCAGCTGTTTTGAACCCATCGCAGGTGCTGTTGCGATGGTAGGTGCGGGTGTAGTAGTGCGCAGGCCCAACTGTGAACTTGGTCTCTTCGTACCACAAGAACACCACCCTTTCTGAGGGATGGCCGTCAATCATGGGCCCCTTCGTCCGCATGAGTGGGAACAGCGCCGCACATACGCCGCATgccgcaagcagcagcacgaagaTAAGCACGAGAACGCGCGTGCACAGCATTGCTGGAGGGCGCAGAAACCGTGTCTATGGGTGACCGACTGTATCGACGGAAGTAAAAATAGGCTCTTAGATCGGTGAGTGTGAAAGTGTGAGTAGTGAAGAGCTCGTCtgcttttcccctctccacgcTCTACTTGCCTGCGCGCTTCTCTTCGGTTTCTCCTTCGGTCTGCGTGCGCAACGAAGCCGCGACTGAGCGTTGATCAGCGAGTGAATGACACGCAAAGTTGCGGAGGTAGAGGGCGAGAACGacgaaaaaagagaagcgtgCGGAGCCTACGGTAGTTGAACCGAGTTGGAGATGAAGAGGCTATCCTGGTGTGTCGGAAGTGCAGAAGCACCGTGAGCGCGGTAGAAAGACGcggagcaagagaggagtaaggaggaggacgcggagAACAGATGCAATGAGGGAGTGAATAAGTGATCGCCACGTGAATGCAttagaagagagagagagagaggactgACCGCAATCGCCCGTGGCGTGAAAGAGTGAGTCAGGTATGAAtaagggagagaagaatgcaaaggagaggcgcagtcttctctgtcgcctctcctttgctctcttctcttcgctgTCTTTGCAACCGCAActcggagagagaaggagagtgTGAGGAGCGTCAGGTAGAGCGACGcgaggacacacacgcgcacagagcCACATACACTTACATGTGGCCATTAtgctcccttccccttcctccgccaACCCCTCGTATCCTGGCTTCGCTTGTTTGGGGGGCGAGGGGTCACATACCCGTCAAGTACGGTAGGCAACgcggaagaaaggaggaggaggagagcggagaagaggTTACGTCAAGACAAGAAaagaaggcggagggagggggggcacagCGTGTGTCCCATCACAAACATGAGGCTGGCACGCCTCTTTAAGAAGAGTGACgagtaaagagagagagaaagcgcgcaggcgcagcaccctcAGCACACCTGGTCCCATTCAAATCGCTGCtgaggagaaaaggaaagctGGCACTGGAAGGAAGCAGGGTGGAGGTGCGGGGCATCGTACGGGAAGCTAATTTGGCGCCCGTGATTTGTCTCGTGCGATAAGCgaaaatatatatatagtgAATCTCCGAGAAGGTCCTTATACCTCCCCATCACTCTCGCGAGATGGTGCCGGCGAGCAGCATCCgtgtgggagagggaagtgaaagaagaaagagcagAGCGACCTCAACGTTGTTCTCTCAAAGCGCAACACGGCGCACACGTTcgcgcgggggggggggggcaggacGAGAgcaaggcagagagaaaagcgaatGAAATGAGGGGAGCGcccaacgagagagagagagagagcatgGCTggtccccacccccaccccgctgcgcgcgctggaggaaagagagagacgcaaacACACGTTGACGGAGATGAAAAAAGCAACCAAAGGACGAAGGAAAGACTGGCGGGCCTCGCGCTGTGCTGAGTGCGTCTTCTCTGGGATAGGGAAAACTGCAGAAGAGAGCACCACGGCTGTGACCCGCTCCCCTTTTACACACCAAGTTTACGTGCGCCGGGAAAGAGGAATTCGAGAGGGCGGTGGCCCCGCCACGTCAACGTTCAGCTCGAACACCCACACCATCACGGcccccacaccacaccacagcAGACTGCACAGAAGTCCACAAAAGAAAGTAATGGACGCTACCGCCGGTCCATCGCGGACCTCGGAGCTGGGAAGATGAGGGGAGGCGCATCAGTCGCCCTCGACGGTGTCTCCCGTGTAGCACAGGTGATCATCGACCCAAAGAGAGAGCACTCTGAGAGGGTGCTTGGAGACCTTCCGGTCTGGAGAGTCGCTACACACCACAACACTGTTGTTCGCGAGCGTTTGGGAGAGCACTTCGGAGGCGCCGTGCATGTAGCCCCATATGAGCGCAGGAAGGCGCATCGCCGGATCGCGGGCAGGGATGAGGCAATACATGAATCCCTTCACCAGCAAGGCGCCCACCAACTTTTCAAAGACAGTTTGGCTCACTCGTGCTGGGCCAAGGGTTTCCACAGACACCAGCTTGGAGGTGTTTTTCAGGCCGTTGAGATACCTCTGCaggtcagcagcagccagtATCGCTATGGCCCCACCGAGCGAGCGCCCCGTGACTAGGCTCTGGTACGTGGGGTTCTACTTGGATGAGTTTCAGCACAGCACCTCACATCTGCTGATGAGGGGAAATGTAGGTGCTGAGGAAGTTTTCATGAACCTTTCACTGTGAGTCGCAGCTCGAGCTGCTGTCGTACCTCACCTGCCACACACTCACGATACTGCAGAAACTCCAGAGGCGCTCGATGCCACGGAAGACGGACATCATTTTCAGCTTCGTGCGTGATCCACGCCAACAAAACTGTTGGTGCTCCGAATCAAGTTGCTCACACTAGAGCCGCTAGCTGAAAGGTCGCCACCAGTGTTGCAAGTGGCACCGCATGCCCATAGAAGTAAACGAGG
This genomic interval from Leishmania panamensis strain MHOM/PA/94/PSC-1 chromosome 16 sequence contains the following:
- a CDS encoding hypothetical protein (TriTrypDB/GeneDB-style sysID: LpmP.16.0470), with the protein product MLCTRVLVLIFVLLLAACGVCAALFPLMRTKGPMIDGHPSERVVFLWYEETKFTVGPAHYYTRTYHRNSTCDGFKTAALASAALDVAGCGLAGIIGLLAAAHLCSRMKFSICCSIMVLCFVAFACFVASVATVIFTFFTDTCVNDNATRVVALRDQGFVLVEGFIFLCIAAGGFLIAVFVEIFS